A stretch of Lysinibacillus agricola DNA encodes these proteins:
- the hslV gene encoding ATP-dependent protease subunit HslV: MGQIHATTIFAVHHNGGCAMAGDGQVTLGNAVVMKGTARKVRRLFNGQVLAGFAGSVADAFTLFEMFEGKLNEYNGNLQRAAVEVAKQWRGDKMLRQLEAMLLVMDKNTLLLVSGTGEVIEPDDGILAIGSGGNYALSAGRALKKYAGDTMSAREIAEAALGTAAEICVFTNHNIIVEALN, translated from the coding sequence ATGGGACAAATTCATGCAACAACAATATTTGCAGTTCATCATAATGGAGGTTGCGCCATGGCTGGTGACGGCCAAGTGACCCTAGGGAATGCAGTTGTGATGAAGGGTACAGCAAGGAAGGTCAGACGTCTGTTTAATGGGCAGGTGCTTGCTGGATTTGCAGGATCAGTTGCCGATGCTTTTACACTTTTTGAGATGTTTGAAGGAAAGTTAAATGAATACAATGGTAACTTACAACGTGCGGCAGTAGAAGTGGCAAAACAGTGGCGCGGTGATAAAATGCTACGCCAATTAGAGGCTATGCTACTTGTAATGGATAAAAATACGCTCCTTCTCGTTTCGGGTACAGGAGAAGTGATTGAACCAGATGATGGTATTTTGGCAATTGGTTCTGGAGGTAACTATGCATTATCTGCAGGCCGTGCTCTAAAAAAATATGCAGGTGATACAATGTCTGCGCGTGAAATTGCAGAAGCGGCATTAGGAACTGCTGCTGAGATCTGTGTATTTACGAATCATAATATTATCGTGGAGGCGCTTAACTAA
- the trmFO gene encoding FADH(2)-oxidizing methylenetetrahydrofolate--tRNA-(uracil(54)-C(5))-methyltransferase TrmFO, translating into MTEQVVNVIGAGLAGSEAAWQIAKRGVKVRLYEMRPVKQTPAHHTDKFAELVCSNSLRANGLTNAVGVIKEEMRMLDSVIIKAADACSVPAGGALAVDRHEFAGYVTDAVKNHPLVEVIHEEVTEIPAGITVIATGPLTSKALAEKIQSLTGLDYLYFYDAAAPIIEKDSIDMDKVYLKSRYDKGEAAYLNCPMTKEEFDRFRQALIEAEVVPLKEFEKEIYFEGCMPIEVMAARGEKTMLFGPMKPVGLEDPKTGKRPYAVVQLRQDDAAGTLYNIVGFQTHLKWGPQKEVLQLIPGLENVEIVRYGVMHRNTFINSPKVLEKTYQLREQKNIFFAGQMTGVEGYVESAGSGLIAGINAARLVLGQEPIIFPFETALGSMARYITEAQSKNFQPMNVNFGIFPDLPPGRRSKPERAEMHATRAMDTIRNFVNSQTI; encoded by the coding sequence ATGACTGAACAAGTAGTAAATGTAATAGGCGCAGGTCTTGCAGGCAGTGAAGCAGCTTGGCAAATTGCTAAGCGTGGAGTAAAGGTTAGACTGTATGAAATGAGACCAGTTAAACAAACTCCTGCACACCATACTGATAAATTTGCAGAGCTTGTTTGTTCAAACTCACTACGAGCTAATGGGTTAACAAATGCAGTGGGTGTCATTAAAGAAGAAATGCGGATGTTAGATTCGGTAATTATAAAAGCAGCAGATGCTTGCTCAGTGCCAGCAGGTGGAGCTTTAGCTGTAGATCGTCATGAATTTGCAGGTTATGTAACAGATGCTGTGAAAAATCATCCTCTTGTGGAAGTTATTCATGAAGAGGTTACAGAAATTCCAGCAGGTATTACAGTTATTGCTACAGGACCATTAACATCAAAAGCTTTAGCTGAAAAAATTCAGAGCTTAACAGGTTTAGATTATCTATATTTCTATGATGCAGCAGCACCAATTATCGAAAAAGATAGCATTGATATGGATAAAGTTTATTTAAAATCTCGTTATGATAAAGGGGAAGCGGCTTATTTAAACTGTCCTATGACAAAGGAAGAATTTGATCGTTTCCGTCAAGCGTTAATTGAAGCAGAGGTTGTGCCATTAAAAGAATTTGAAAAGGAAATTTACTTTGAGGGCTGTATGCCTATAGAAGTAATGGCTGCTCGTGGGGAGAAAACAATGTTATTTGGACCGATGAAGCCAGTAGGTCTAGAAGATCCGAAAACAGGGAAACGCCCTTATGCTGTTGTTCAATTACGTCAAGACGATGCAGCGGGTACTCTTTACAATATTGTTGGCTTCCAAACACATCTAAAGTGGGGGCCACAGAAAGAAGTATTGCAACTAATCCCGGGATTAGAGAATGTTGAAATCGTTCGTTATGGAGTAATGCATAGAAATACGTTCATTAATTCTCCAAAAGTTCTAGAGAAAACTTATCAGCTTCGTGAGCAAAAAAATATTTTCTTTGCTGGTCAAATGACAGGTGTCGAAGGATATGTTGAGTCCGCTGGTAGTGGATTAATTGCTGGCATTAATGCAGCTCGATTAGTCTTAGGACAAGAACCGATTATCTTCCCATTTGAAACGGCGTTGGGAAGTATGGCGCGTTATATAACAGAAGCGCAATCGAAAAACTTCCAGCCAATGAACGTTAACTTCGGAATTTTCCCAGATTTACCACCAGGTCGTCGTTCGAAACCAGAGCGTGCAGAGATGCATGCTACACGTGCAATGGATACAATTCGTAATTTTGTGAATTCACAAACAATTTGA
- the xerC gene encoding tyrosine recombinase XerC codes for MLVSSQDALEQFMLYIQVEKNFSVHTVREYESDLLDFLAFLQAEGINDLASVEYIHARLYVTKLYDEKRARSSVSRKISSIRSFFRFLNRQYGLDDGAFRSLYHPKKESRLPSFFYEEELKQLFDANVGDDLKSLRNTALLELLYATGIRVSELTSIQVEDVDFHYSIIRVMGKGRKERIIPFGQFASLAMQDYIEQARPRLMKKTSHQQLFVNMRGGELTPRGVRHILTEMIDKASLHTKIYPHMLRHTFATHLLNNGADLRTVQELLGHAHLSSTQVYTHVTKEHLRQTYMNAHPRA; via the coding sequence ATGTTAGTTTCGTCCCAAGATGCACTTGAACAGTTCATGCTTTACATCCAGGTTGAAAAGAACTTCTCTGTTCATACAGTGCGAGAATATGAATCAGATCTACTAGATTTTTTAGCGTTTTTACAGGCGGAGGGCATAAATGATTTAGCTAGTGTTGAGTATATACATGCACGTCTCTATGTAACAAAGTTGTACGATGAAAAAAGAGCGAGATCATCTGTATCAAGAAAAATTTCCTCTATACGCTCCTTTTTTCGTTTTCTAAATAGACAGTACGGATTAGATGATGGAGCGTTTCGATCGTTATATCATCCAAAAAAAGAATCACGCTTACCTAGCTTTTTCTACGAAGAAGAATTGAAGCAGCTATTTGATGCGAATGTTGGAGATGATTTGAAATCATTAAGAAATACGGCTTTATTAGAGCTGTTATATGCGACAGGTATTCGTGTAAGTGAGCTTACCTCGATTCAAGTAGAAGATGTAGATTTCCACTATTCAATTATTAGGGTAATGGGAAAAGGGCGAAAAGAACGTATTATTCCATTCGGTCAATTTGCGAGTCTAGCCATGCAGGACTACATAGAGCAAGCTCGTCCGAGATTGATGAAAAAAACAAGTCATCAGCAATTGTTTGTCAACATGCGCGGTGGGGAACTTACTCCTCGAGGTGTACGTCATATTTTAACTGAAATGATTGACAAGGCCTCACTCCATACGAAAATATATCCACATATGCTTCGCCATACTTTTGCCACACATTTATTGAATAATGGCGCAGATTTACGTACGGTGCAGGAGTTATTAGGCCACGCACATTTATCTTCTACACAAGTTTACACACATGTAACAAAAGAGCATCTTCGTCAAACATATATGAATGCTCATCCAAGGGCATAA